The DNA sequence TGCTGTTACTATTTCTCTCTTTATTCGATTAATTACTGTAATAGTCATGATGATTTTTACTTGACAAATTTGTTCTTAGGAATATGATTACAGAGAAGGAAGGTATGTTTTCTTCGTTGAATGgagtttttgttatttttaattggtTATCTGAAATTGAATATCCCATCGTTGTGTTCTTTATCACTTTTTAAGCATTGATTAGTGGGATCtatgtttattaaaatattacaggCAAGTTAGGAACGTTTGATATGGACTGAGAAGTGAGTTTCGTATGCACAAACTTTGCGTCGAGTAATATGGCAGGAGTGGTGGTGAGTTTTTCTTGTTTGGAATGTGTCATTGCATGTTGTGTTAGTctatgtgaattttttttactcctctgttttgctttatGTAGAGTCTACCCAGAGAATTTTGTTTGGAATTTGCTGATAGCCTTCCTGAGACGCTGTTGATACATGTCCCAGGAAAGACGGTCTAGAATGGACAATTTAGGAAAGAGAGATCTTGGATAGAAGGAATAGATAAGATgatgaaattttataatataaaacccTATCATATGATTCTGTTTGAGTATTACGGAGGTCCTAGTTTCAATATAGAAATCTATAATCCTTATGCTGTGGAGATAAACTACAGCATTCCTCCGAAGATTGCATCATCTTCGAGTGAAGGTGGAAATGTTCTTGATGTGTCAGATATTGAGATTGATAAACTCTGTGGGAATTTCTGTTACAATGCATATAACAATTGGCATGGTCTTTTTGATCTTGTACTTCGCCAGAAACATTTGCGCAAGAGAGATCACTATAAGGTAAAATTActaataattgtatattttcATTCTGTTTGCATTTTGTATAAATGTTGGTAATAACATATTAGTTTAACTAATAGATCTTCAAGAGGAAGGCTTGCCAGAAATTATGTATTTTTGAATCTATGGACTGGGTAAAGCTGTGCTTCAAAAACCTCACTTGGATAGTTAAGTTGAAGTGGATGGATGGAAAGGTTTACTTGGACAGGAAATGGTATAGTTTTGCAAAGGCAGGCAATCTCAAAAAAAGAGATACTATTGTATTCCAAATGACTGGAAATTCACAAAAGTTTGAGGTTTCTGTATTTGAAAGTGATATACTTAAAAATTGCAATACATCAGGTGAGTAGGCTGAAATTATGCATGAAATGTTAATATTTACATGTCTTATTGTATAGCATTTAAAATTTCAGGAATTGGCCATCGCACTGGAGTGATGAGCTggtttaaaatgataaatgaaAATGTCTTAAGTAGTGGACAAATGGTATGCGTTCTATTTGTTAGTCATACTATGATCGTAAGCTCTGCTATCTTGTAATTGTGTATTATATGTGCAGGAGATCACAAGAGTTGTCATGCAGAGTAGCGGTGCAATTTTTCATGAAAAAGTGAATCTAATTATGGGAGGTGCAGAAACGGTTATAGTGGAATTCTGCGCTGTTCGCAATTTCCTGACTGGAATGTCTAAGCTGATACAACAATATCATGTGGAAGAGGATGATGTGTTGGTGTTCAGATATGTATCACCATCTACATTTTCTGTTGGTTTCTTCAAGTCATCCGGTATGGCTTTCAATTACAACATGGAGACTACAATTGTATCTACAACAATGAACAATGTGCAGGAGCCAGAAGTGATCTTGATATCTGACAGTAGTGTTGAAAGTAAGTAAATCATTGGAACTACTTAAGATTTTTTTGGCTGATTGAAATGCGGCTAATATAACATTTTATCAATTGCAGTGGTCGAAGAGGCTGTGCTCAATCTTGATAATGAAGAAGAAGGTTAATTAGTTTTCTATTTTTAGTGTTATTTTAATGATTTGCACCTCACACATGTAAAGCAATTGAACTGTTGTGCAGATAACAACATGGACTTCGGAGCAGGAGATATTGAGGATAATGTTTTCTTCCAGGTTACTCTAAAGCGATCTCatgtggatgaaaaatatcatggAGTGGTTAGTATACATCTGTTGAGTTATATTATAACATGTCATTTACTGTGAGGAGAATATTTATTCTTTGGTTTGCTTCTTATGCAGTACTTGCCCAAAACGCTCTACTCAACATTTAACAGTTGGAGTCGAGGAACAACTATAAGACTTATCTGTGGAGATAATGTGTACTACGTTGCTGCTTTGAGAAACCAAAAGATTTGCAGGCTGGGAAGAGGATGGACAGAGTTCACAATTGGAAATGAATTTGAAGAGGGTCAGATCTTGCAGTTCATCTACGTAGCAGACAAAACCTTCCAAGTTGATGTTGTTTGATTAGATTTTGAAGTTTATTGTTAGAATAACTATTATGACTTTTTTCATATTAGAAATTGTCAGTTTGCGAGTGTTAACTCATGTCTTGAAAATGAATATCAGTACTGCTTAATGTAATGAGACAAATCTAGCTTGCGTTTAACCTTTTGGGAAAGAATGTTTTGCATCAGTAAAATATGTGTATTTACTATGTGTGCAGATTGTTGTTCTTGAAATGAGTTTGCTTATATCTACAATTGCCAATTTCTGCAGTTTGGCAAACAAAATGAACATATAACTGACAATTGGTTAAGTAACATCCAATTGATATCCTAAAGGAATGGCAAAGCTGAAAAAGAAACAGACCACATCAAATTTAATGACTTTGTAATTAGATAACAAAGTAGCAAAAGTTTAATAAACCACATAAGAATATTTTCTACATGGGCGATATTGTAgcataaaataacatataacTCAGAATGAAGTTAAAAATCTAGCTTCTTGGTAAAGCATAAAAAACTTCTTTATAGACCACATTCTGAGTTATATTTGATGGCTGTCCAGCTTCATCATCAACAAAGATTCTTAAACCTTGAGGAGATGTAACTCTGCTAATTGCCACATAAAACTGACCATGCGTAAAGACCGCCTTTGGTAGATACAATCCAATATTTTGAAGAGACTGACCTTGAGCTTTATTAATAGTCATCACGTAGCATATCTGCAATGGCATTTGTTTTCAGATTAGCTTGTAAGGCATTCTTGTATCACTGGGACATAATTCCATTCTAGGAATAAAATGTCGTGTCCCAAGAAACGCGCCTCAGATAACCTCACATTCTACGCAGAACTTCAAGCATTTAGTGATGATCATTCTTGTTCCGTTGCAGAGACCTAAAGTTTGGTTCAAATTTCTCATAAGCATAACGACCACTCCAACTTTTAATTTAATCTCATGAGGTGGCATCCCAGGAAGATTAATAGAAttgagatattcaattgggaaTGCAGAGTTCAAATCCTCGTCTGTTCCGCCAAATTCCTCTGCACTGTCAACGCTATAGTACGAAACCGATTCACCAGGCAACTTCTCGACAATAAGTGAATTCAGATGACTTACTGTTTGATTCGTAGGTGTTAAGATGGCTCTTTCACTCAAATATTTTGGATCTGTGCAGTTGGCAACAAAATCCGGGAATGTACTCTCAATCATGTTGTCAACTGTATTCTCCTGCGCAGTATCACAAAACTGAGGAGGAATCAGGATGTCATTTTCCTTGGCATCTGGAAGAATACTCTTGTCTGGAAGAGGCAACTTCCCATCACCTGCGTCCAAAACCCACTTTGCAAACTGCAAAAGTTCCTCAACTTCCTTGGCAGTCTTTCCTTGATTAAGTCGCATATTGGTGGTCAGTAAAAAAATCTTACAAATAGACCATAAGCGCGATCTTGTAATACATGCAGAAACTATTTCACCTCTATCGCCTTGGGTAATGACAGGTAAGATCTGCCTAAAGTCTCCACCAAGTACAACTGTTATTCCTCCGAATGGCATAGTTGAACGTATTGGATCGACTGACTTCATAATATTCTTCAGTGACCTATCCAAACACTCAAAAGCATAACGATGTTGCATAGGTGCTTCGTCCCAAATGATGAGCTTTGTCTGCCTTATAAGCTCAGCTATGTCTGAATTCTGGCCTATATTGCAGAGCGAGTAGTCATCAAGCACAATTGGAATTTTAAACCGAGAGTGCGCAGTACGACCCCCAGGCAAGAGTGTGGCTGCTATCCCAGATGAGGCCACTGGAAGCACAATGTCACCTTCAGATCTTAATTTAGCTATCAAAGTTCTCCACAAAATAGGTTTTTCCGCATCCACCGCTGccataaacaaaaaataagccACCTTGGTTGGACTGAACTGAAGCTAACATAGCCTCATAAACACTAAGTTGTTCTTTAGTAAATTCTGATGCTCAGCCTTCATTTCAGCCATGTTGTAGCTAGTTTCTTCAAGTATGAGGTTGTTTGTTCCATGATTCAAGTAACTCAGTGGTGGTTGTGGCAACTGCGGATAGTTCTTCAAGCTTTTACCAATTGCACGTTGTAAATCATCAATTTCTGCATGTTATTTAATGGATGAGAACAAAAAATGACCGATAATCTGTGGCAATATTGTGTAACAAATAACTTGCAACGTAAATTACACCAATATAGAAAAGTTTAACAAAACAATCTGAGGCGTAAGTTCATGTGTGCAAAAtaccaattttaaaaaataatcataactGAGATGTATGAAGCATGAAtcataacaaaatttaaaaccaCATTATCTTAAAATGACTGTAACAGAAGACAGtccaaaatttaaaacaactgcCATCTTAAAATGACTATtagaaaaaatcaatttttgcaTCAGTCGAATGTTTTACATCTTCAATTAATGTAAATGTAATAGGTTTACAGAAATAAGTTCTAGAAATTATTTATAGACAAATAAGCTAACAATAAATTTACAGAAAGTAAGCGGAACTGTAAATTGTTGTACCTGCAAGGGCATAGAACTGCAGCTGCATATCATTGAGAATGAGATTCTGATTTTAGTAAACGTCTTTTCAAGAGAATGTCGTCTACCATTTGATTCCAATGCTTGCTCCACAGACTTTCCATGTCAATAACTTTGCAGTTGACTATAATGTGAACAAAAAGTCGGCGTATTTGGGGTGGCAATCCTCCAGCTgaactgttagatataattgatgattactaatgttcttaaagtttgttttagaacaggagtgatcagagtttaagctggaagctgatcagagtttactaaagtctgaccagagtttaataaagtctgatcagagtttacatagtcaagactcgtcagagtttacacgtggaaagagctcagaagcggatatacttcaaggaaggatagaagcggaggagtgatttgctgactatggaaactaaacagaaaactggagcaatctttgattgatagaatacatagctgatttataggaaatcaaatcagagattgattttgtaactgtgtctatataaacacagaatagggttactctatatgagttgagttatcgagtacattgttaagaaccctagcagctcttagtgatacaatataaatcactgagagagtttttgtaaccattcaagctttgtgaataagagtttattgttttcaatctcttatattgttatactgtgttacagattgtgatcactatatcatcttatatagtgagtttataggacctaacaagtggtatcagagccagctctgttaagattactacagtgagatcttaatcacaatcatgtctgaaaagtcacaagcttcatcctttagagttccaatccttaaggcatctgaatatccagtctggaaagagagaatgatcatattcttagactctgttgatccagaataccttgacaggatctatgatggaccacatatgcccaccaagctctctgttgggattgcagatgagcctcagaagatgattccaaaggagaagaaagattacacccctgaggacattttatcaattggtaaagactctaaggtgaaacaccttctgcatagtgctcttgataatgcaatgtctaatagggtgattgggtgcaaaactgctaaacagatctgggatgctctggataccagatgtcagggaactcaggccataaagaaaaacagaaaaacaattctaacacaggagtatgagcactttgactcaaaatctggtgagtccttgacagatctgtatgacagatttgtcaaactgatgaatgacttatctctggtgaacaaggaatatgatcttgaagactcaaacctcaaattccttctggctctccctgaaaaatgggatttgaaagtcactacaataagagacaatcttgatcttggagaaatgtctcttgatgatgtttatggaagactgaagactcatgaacttgagatggaacagaggagcaaacgtcatggaggaaaatcaaagtctgttgctttaaaagttcaagaggaggctgctaaaagcaagggaaaagctcatgtcacaaagtctgacattgagtcatcaaactctgatgactcaaactctgatgttctctcagactctgatgacagtgatggtgagatgatgcagttagcagcattgatggtgaaaagcttcaagaagttggcctacaaaaagttcaacaaaggcaaaagtttttcaaggaaagacagaaactctgacagagtttatgataagaagaacttcaggaagaatgagggcaaggaagggaaagctggaaaggctgacaagtatacctgtttcaactgtggtgaaaagggtcactttgcatctgaatgcaagaaagccaagaaggaaaaagaaaaagcctttatcaccaagaaaggaaactggacagatacatctgattcagaggaagaagtcaattatgctctgatggcaaacactgacaacaactctgaatccactgctaaggtacctcattcaactcttgcctttgatactgaagatataactgagttaagattgtttcttaaaactttgcataccagctttagagatcagactttagagaatgaaagattaaaatctgaaactctaagtgtaaagaaaaggaatgattttctagaaaaagaattagttcagatgttggaagttcagaaagagagagatgatgctgtcattgtcaaagatgaattattaaagaggtatgcaactcttcaatcagaacttgctaaggaaagggatatcattaaaacatggactagttcaggcaaaactactcaggatatcttaggtagtggaaactggaagaagggactaggttacactgataactcagaaactgagtcatcaaaaacagagtctgttaaaactcaaaaacctaaggttaaacctgttaaatttgttgctgaatcctctaagtctaaacagagtagaccaaaatcagagattaacaacaatttaaaatctgataagcacaaacaggttaacataggactgatgactcagaaacagcttaaacataagcttaaagaggtaaagtctgatgacaaaaacaaggagcctaagaaaaatagaaatggcaagattggaatagacaagagtaataactacatgcctattccaaatgcacctaggaagacatgccataactgtgggaatactaatcatcttgctaatttttgcaggaagaacaaggacattaactccttacctacaaagtctggagttagaaaaagtagtattagatataaaccacaagatccatgttttcattgtggtagtttatggcattctatttatacttgcaaagaatatcatagtttgtattatgattattatcaattgaagccttctttgaaaaaggttaataaaaactctgcaagtacaaaatctgtttcaagtacaaactctgatccaaagtctgttagctcaaactctgataataataataattccgctgcaaaagctaacaaacttaataaggccaaaggatccaagcaagtctgggtccttaaaactaataattagtggtctttgtgattgcagggcaacaggaagaatatcctagtcttggacagtggatgttcaggacacatgactggaaataaggccctgctgtcagagtttgtggagaaagcagGCCCAAGTgcttcttatggagatggcaacataggaaggactctgggatatggcaacatcaatcttggaaatgtcatcatatcaaatgtagctcttgttcaagggctaaaacacaatttactctctgtcagtcaaatctgtgacagaggatattgttattttacaccaactatgagaaagattgtagaagggggggttgaatacaatcttttacaaacttaaaagattcaagaatggtacactaagaacacagtaaacagaaaaacaccaagtattaaaaatacgggtggattgaatgatccacccgtgagattttatatagaagaatctgtggattgtttacaattcgcacagctgctggttcatcactcaacaagttctaactctcagatttttctctcaagtaattgaacaagttcaactgatgctactaacttggttatataccccaagttttacaaagcttttagctagattacaaaatgcactctaatctaaaaacaatgctgcacaactttgtcttatgcatgctttctgagatgtcttcatctttgaccatcatcttgatttgatccagattgcactgcatgagataagtatgtttctgcttcttctttattttcctaattaggcttccatgtctattttagtgtaattcgatccatgtgatttgtcagacttaagctctagtcactttcaactgctctttgcttcatcagttgaaggttctggttgctttcaactgctattgactttatcagttgaatgcctggctcatcagttgaatgaattacaaactccatcagttgaatgctgttccagtcttatcagttgaattcctcagcattatccgttgaacactttgtcttcagttgaatgcttgattttcatcagttgaaacatcatccagtctttatcagttgaacagttacatcttcatcagttgaatatccttcacttagataaaattacatggcattggatatttacaattagccatcctattctacccatccgttgataattcccaaagacaagaaatgtaacaattacaactgaaatttgataaggattctaagtaagacatgttacaaaaatgtttatgttatcatcaaagattattgattcctaacaatctcccccaatttatgactggagaagatgcagacataaattctacacttgatgataacaaaacattaataaaataaaatgcaga is a window from the Daucus carota subsp. sativus chromosome 8, DH1 v3.0, whole genome shotgun sequence genome containing:
- the LOC108198119 gene encoding ATP-dependent DNA helicase pfh1-like, whose translation is MAAVDAEKPILWRTLIAKLRSEGDIVLPVASSGIAATLLPGGRTAHSRFKIPIVLDDYSLCNIGQNSDIAELIRQTKLIIWDEAPMQHRYAFECLDRSLKNIMKSVDPIRSTMPFGGITVVLGGDFRQILPVITQGDRGEIVSACITRSRLWSICKIFLLTTNMRLNQGKTAKEVEELLQFAKWVLDAGDGKLPLPDKSILPDAKENDILIPPQFCDTAQENTVDNMIESTFPDFVANCTDPKYLSERAILTPTNQTVSHLNSLIVEKLPGESVSYYSVDSAEEFGGTDEDLNSAFPIEYLNSINLPGMPPHEIKLKVGVVVMLMRNLNQTLGLCNGTRMIITKCLKFCVECEICYVMTINKAQGQSLQNIGLYLPKAVFTHGQFYVAISRVTSPQGLRIFVDDEAGQPSNITQNVVYKEVFYALPRS